In a single window of the Megalobrama amblycephala isolate DHTTF-2021 linkage group LG3, ASM1881202v1, whole genome shotgun sequence genome:
- the LOC125263985 gene encoding sodium/potassium/calcium exchanger 3 isoform X2 — protein sequence MELIIKQLTLPEQNLQLSEDVAGATFMAAGSSAPELFTSLIGVFITEGDVGVGTIVGSAVFNILVIIGVCGIFARQTVTLTWWSMFRDSLYYIFSVLALILVIYDEQVVWWESMLLISMYGVYILIMKFNSQIASFVQRSCGSPAQCCVRREMSTEKEGDEVNCNTSMVLLRKAPAGSGQESPVVMVDELLILRPHQLSFPEAGLRVMITPHFSPRTRLTMAGRMLISERQRLLRESRTPVKTFSSRGIVNGGSVEAQPLEDAEMMDGKKGVKVEVENNQPEEEDEDGDERFKPLHIPAGYCARMKWFVSWPLGVLLYCTVPNCVLPRWHRWFMITFIASTLWIAIFSYLMVWMVTIISYTLDIPDYIMGITFLAAGTSVPDCMASLIVARQGMGDMAVSNSIGSNIFDILLGLGFPWALRTLVVHHGSTVFINNKGLVYSVILLLASVFLTVLSVHLNGWKLDRKLGFGLLLLYSVFLLCSILFGQL from the exons AATCTACAGTTGAGTGAAGACGTGGCTGGAGCTACTTTTATGGCTGCAGGAAGTTCAGCTCCTGAATTATTTACTTCTTTAATCG GTGTATTTATCACAGAGGGGGACGTCGGAGTAGGAACCATTGTAGGGTCAGCTGTCTTTAACATACTGGTCATCATTGGAGTGTGTGGCATCTTTGCCCGTCAG ACGGTGACCCTTACCTGGTGGTCTATGTTCAGAGACTCGCTCTACTACATCTTCTCAGTGTTGGCCTTGATTTTG GTTATCTATGACGAACAAGTTGTATG GTGGGAATCCATGCTTCTGATCTCCATGTATGGAGTCTATATCCTTATCATGAA GTTTAACAGTCAGATTGCCAGCTTTGTCCAAAGATCATGTGGCAGTCCAGCCCAGTGTTGTGTCAGGAGAGAAATGTCCACAGAAAAAGAGGGTGATGAAGTCAATTGCAACACCTCCATGGTGCTGTTGAGGAAAG CTCCAGCAGGCTCAGGGCAGGAGTCCCCAGTAGTGATGGTGGATGAGCTGCTGATCTTGAGGCCACACCAGCTCTCATTCCCAGAGGCTGGGCTTCGTGTCATGATCACGCCACATTTCTCCCCACGTACTCGTCTGACTATGGCTGGACGCATGCTCATCAGTGAG AGACAGCGACTGCTCAGGGAGAGCAGGACCCCAGTGAAGACATTCAGTTCTAGAGGAATAGTAAATGGAGGAAGTGTTGAAGCACAGCCACTTGAGGATGCAGAAATGATGGATGGTAAGAAAGGAGTCAAGGTGGAGGTGGAAAATAATCAGCCTGAAGAAGAGGATGAGGATGGGGATGAAAGGTTCAAACCTCTCCATATTCCTG CTGGTTACTGTGCGCGTATGAAGTGGTTTGTATCGTGGCCGCTGGGTGTTTTGCTGTATTGCACAGTGCCTAACTGTGTTTTGCCACGTTGGCATCGCTGGTTCATGATCACCTTTATTGCTTCAACTTTATGGATTGCTATTTTTTCCTACCTCATGGTGTGGATG GTCACCATCATCAGCTACACGCTAGATATTCCGGATTACATCATGGGAATCACTTTCCTGGCTGCTGGCACTAGTGTACCCGACTGCATGGCAAGCCTTATTGTTGCCCGTCAAG GTATGGGGGACATGGCAGTGTCTAACTCCATTGGCAGCAATATTTTTGACATCCTGCTGGGACTGGGTTTCCCCTGGGCTCTAAGAACTCTAGTAGTACACCATGGATCAACA GTATTCATCAATAATAAGGGCCTGGTTTATTCTGTCATCCTGCTGCTCGCATCAGTCTTCCTCACA GTCCTGAGTGTGCATCTGAATGGCTGGAAGCTGGATCGGAAACTAGGGTTTGGTCTCTTGCTCCTTTACTCCGTTTTTTTGCTCTGCTCCATCCTCTTTGGTCAGCTCTAG